The nucleotide sequence CTTTCTGAATATATGTATTATGATAATTTAATTACAGGAATCCGCATTTACTGCGGATTCCGTATGATAAAGTGAAGCATATGTAAAAACAGGCCCGCAGCGTAGCTGCATTTAAATGGCCTGTTTGAGTAGAGTACTTAGCGAGGTTTTCTCGAGCTTAGTACGAACCATACAAGTTTGCTTAGCGAGGTTCTTTCGAGCTTAGCAAGCTTGTTTGCATGACTTTGAGTCACACAGTGACGAAAAGTTATGACTTCTTGTGGGTCAATCAAGGAAAAGACCCACAAGAATCCGGCTTCGCCGGACACGCCTTCACCTTCCGGTGAAGCCTGGTCCAATACGATTCCCGTTTTTCTGAGGAAAAACAGGAATCTATATAATGTTGTTTCTCACGCTGCCGACCGAGATATATCCGTCGAGTATTGCCCGGATATCGCTACCCTCTTCCGCTTCCGTGACTGTATGAGACTCCATATCTACATAAAGTCCCCCATCAGGGCTTGTCTTTTTAACATAGTGATCTACGAAAAAAGCCTCGTGCGCCGGGAATCTGTCATATAAAATTCCTTTGTAATCGTCGAGGCTGCAGGAGGGGAAATTAATATTCCAAACAGATCCCTCCGGAGCCTTTTTATTTATGAACTCTGCCGCAAGTTCTTTTATATACTTTCTTAAAACATCATCATGCTCACCATGCATCTCAGAGAAACATATAGCCTGAGCACCCTGACTTACCGCCTCCATGGCTGCTCCAACCGTTCCGGAATATTGAATGTCAAATCCGCAATTAGCTCCATCATTTACTCCGGAAAAAACAATGTCCGGAAGCTTTTCTCCATCAAAAAGCCCAAGATAAGAAGCTCTCACGCAGTCCGCCGGTCTCCCGTCGAGACTGTAGGCTTTGACACCTTCTATCCCTATATCATATTCCTCAAATTTCATAGGCTCATTTAAGGTTATTCCGTGTGATTTAGCGCTATTTTGTACAGAAGGACCGATCACGATCGTCTCTCCGAATTCTCTGGCAGTCTCTGCTAAAAGCCTGATTCCCTCTGACCTGATCCCATCGTCGTTTGTTACTAATATTTTCATAAAAACTGATCCTCTTTCTTTATTGGCAAATTGTTGATATATAGTCTCAAAAATACGCAAATGGTTACTGTTCACACGCTTTCAGCGTGCTCCAGTAACGGGTTTTGCCATTTAAAATTGCCCCCTCTGTGTGGCATATACTAAGCTCAGCTTTGCTTCGCTAAGTATTATGCGCATACGGCAATGGGCAAAACCCAGTGTTCAGTCAAAGTTATTGTGGCATAACTGCGCACTCCGCTACTCTGTACGCTATTTCACTTAGTGCTTCAGCACTTAGTGAAATAGCGTACAGAGTAGCGGAGTGCGCAGTTTGCCTGTGAACAGTAACCGCAAATGCCCTATTAATATGCAGTTGTATCTTTGATTTTACCACATTCTGTGATAGGATAATAAAGTCAGCAAAAATTTTTAAAAAGGAAAGGGGGACTATGTCATGAAAATGTCCGGAAATGAACGAAGAAACCGCATAATGGAAATACTTTCATCCGCATCTCAGCCTGTCCCCGGAAGTGAACTTTCCAAGACCTTAAATGTAAGCCGACAGGTGATCGTAAACGATATCGCACTCCTGAGGGTTACGCACCCGGATCTCCTGGCTACCAACGAGGGATATATACTTATGCAGTCTCTCAGCAACCGCCGCGTATTCAAAGTAAATCACACCTCTGAGGAAATGGAGGACGAGCTCAATTCCATTATTGATCTCGGCGGTACTGTCATTGATGTATTTATTGAGCACAAGGTTTATGGCACTGTAAATGCGCCATTAAATATTTCAACGAGACGGGATGTCAGAAATTTCCTTAACGACCTCGAAAGCGGTGTTTCGTCACCTTTAATGAATCTCACAAAAGGATATCACTATCATACGATCGAGGCGCGTTCTTCGGAAATTTTAGATGAAATTGCAGAAACGCTCAAAGAAAAAGGATATTTAATAGAGGTCCGCGACAGCAGAACAATCTACGAACCCAAGAAATATTCTTAATTTTCGCCCCTTCTGTAAGCAAAAAGGTATTGCTGCATGACTCCGTTATAGGGTCTGTATTTTTCAAATTCAAATCCATCGGGATAATGCTCTGCCAATACCCTATTCATCCATACATCTATAGGAAAGGCGTCAGTCCTGTGAAATCCGAAAAGCATTGCACAGCTTGCCACCTTTATTCCAACGCCCTTAAGCTCCTCTAAGCTTTCCAAAAGTGCATCATCATTCAATTTTTCCAGCATTTCAACGCTGTATTCTTTCGAATCAAATTTCCTCGCCGTTTCATAGATATACTCTGCCCTGTAGCCAAGTGAGCAACTTTTGAGCTCCTCGAGCGAAAGCCTTTTAAGCTCCGCTGCCGTCGGAAAAGTCTTTGCACTGCAGCCCTCTATCTTTCTTCCTGCCATATCGCAGATCTTCTCCACGCAGCTTTTTATCGCCGGTATATTTTTCCTCTGGGAAATAATGAAGGTTATCAGCATCTCATAAGGATCCTGCCTCAAAATACGGATTCCCTTTCCGATCTCTGCCGATTTTTTTAAGAAAAGATCATCCTTGTCGATCATCTGTCTGATCTTTTTATAATCAGTTTCCATATCAAAATAGTTTTCCCAGAAATCGTGATATTCATCCTCGCCGCAGTTGAGATCCGCTCCGTCCGAAGTCTCCTTTGCCCTTAAATACCTGTCCGCCGCATAAATATCCCAGACTCCGTTTTCTCTCTCATTCATGCGGAAAGTCTGACCGCTCTCAGCTATCTTTCTTAAATCAAAATCTTCATTTATAATTCTCAATTTTAATCCTCATTTCTATTACACTGATTAATCTACCAAAATATTGCAATTCTTTTCATTGCGTTATTCTAATAATAATATTTTGCTTGCACTTTCGCAATCACTGATGTATAATTCTAATGTTCATTATTTTTGAACAGACGCCGGCGTGGCGGAATAGGTAGACGCCCGGGACTTAAAATCCCGTGGGCAGTGATGCCCGTACCGGTTCGATTCCGGTCGCCGGCAGTCTTTTGGAGCTGTGAACTCTGATCTGGTCAGGGTTTGCAGCTTTTTTTGAATCTGAAATGACCCCCAGGGTCATTTCACAAAACAAAGCCAATCAATATTTGACAGCAATAATCATAAATTATAAAATTAATCATATAAATAGGGAATTAATAAATTTATTATGATAGTGAGGAAAACTTCAATGAAAGAAAAGGCTAAACTTGCACCGTATAAGGAGGTTAAAAGAATAGACTTCCTACAGGCGGGATTCAAGCTCTTTTCAGAAAGAAGTATAGAAGATGTGACTCTTAACGATGTTGCTAATGCCAGTAATTATGGTGTAGCAACGCTTTACCGCTATTTTAAGAAAAAACCGGGCTTTGTAGTCGCTGTAGCCGGTTGGCGATGGTCACAATTCTACGAAGAGAATCAAAAACGCAGACCAAATGTCAACTTCGAGGGAATGACTGCGGCTCAGATTTTTGATTTTTATCTCGATTCTTTTATAGAACTCTATAAAAATCACAAAGACCTTCTAAGATTTAATCACTATTTTGAGATTTATATACAGTCTGAAGATATTGACGATGAAACGCTTAAACCTTATAAGACAATCATAGAAAATCTCAAAAAGCAATTTCATCTGATATATGAGAAAGCAAAAGAGGATAAATCTCTCAGGACTGAAATCCCGGAAGATAAGATTTTTTCCACAACCCTTCATCTGATGTTTGCGGCAGTTACAAGATATGCGGCAGGTCTTTTCTACACACCCGAAAGTAGTTTTGATGATCTTGGGGAATTGCTGGTATTAAAGGAAATGCTGCTTAATAGATTCACTCTATAAATATCAAAACTCTCATTTTTTTCACTATGACAGGCTTCAGGTGTTTTATTTCTTAAATATATACATGGCACTTATCGCAGTAAATTCAAAACGAGGTGTAGAGCATTTCACATGCTCCCCCACCTCGTTTCTTTAATTTTTTTAGATAAATTTTCTACGGGGATTAGTTTTTTTCTGATTCAGCCGTTGGAAATGACCCTCGGGGACGGAGTTATAGGTTCATTTTGTTCCAAAATGAACCTATAACTCCGTCCCCGAGGGTCATTTCACCCATATTGTGCCACCCCAAGGCTCATTATTCAATTTGGAATATGTCTCTGCAATATTATCGCAGAT is from Lachnospiraceae bacterium C1.1 and encodes:
- the surE gene encoding 5'/3'-nucleotidase SurE: MKILVTNDDGIRSEGIRLLAETAREFGETIVIGPSVQNSAKSHGITLNEPMKFEEYDIGIEGVKAYSLDGRPADCVRASYLGLFDGEKLPDIVFSGVNDGANCGFDIQYSGTVGAAMEAVSQGAQAICFSEMHGEHDDVLRKYIKELAAEFINKKAPEGSVWNINFPSCSLDDYKGILYDRFPAHEAFFVDHYVKKTSPDGGLYVDMESHTVTEAEEGSDIRAILDGYISVGSVRNNII
- a CDS encoding transcription repressor NadR translates to MSGNERRNRIMEILSSASQPVPGSELSKTLNVSRQVIVNDIALLRVTHPDLLATNEGYILMQSLSNRRVFKVNHTSEEMEDELNSIIDLGGTVIDVFIEHKVYGTVNAPLNISTRRDVRNFLNDLESGVSSPLMNLTKGYHYHTIEARSSEILDEIAETLKEKGYLIEVRDSRTIYEPKKYS
- a CDS encoding DNA glycosylase, encoding MRIINEDFDLRKIAESGQTFRMNERENGVWDIYAADRYLRAKETSDGADLNCGEDEYHDFWENYFDMETDYKKIRQMIDKDDLFLKKSAEIGKGIRILRQDPYEMLITFIISQRKNIPAIKSCVEKICDMAGRKIEGCSAKTFPTAAELKRLSLEELKSCSLGYRAEYIYETARKFDSKEYSVEMLEKLNDDALLESLEELKGVGIKVASCAMLFGFHRTDAFPIDVWMNRVLAEHYPDGFEFEKYRPYNGVMQQYLFAYRRGEN
- a CDS encoding TetR/AcrR family transcriptional regulator, yielding MKEKAKLAPYKEVKRIDFLQAGFKLFSERSIEDVTLNDVANASNYGVATLYRYFKKKPGFVVAVAGWRWSQFYEENQKRRPNVNFEGMTAAQIFDFYLDSFIELYKNHKDLLRFNHYFEIYIQSEDIDDETLKPYKTIIENLKKQFHLIYEKAKEDKSLRTEIPEDKIFSTTLHLMFAAVTRYAAGLFYTPESSFDDLGELLVLKEMLLNRFTL